One region of Mycobacterium riyadhense genomic DNA includes:
- a CDS encoding zf-HC2 domain-containing protein translates to MYCEVAREALSARLDGEREPVPAARVDEHLDECAACRTWFDQAASQARDLRRLVQSRPVIAPLGPLTVKRVPPRRGLRITWQRWALLCVGIAQIALATVQGFGLSVGLTQHHAMSSGNHLLNESTSWSIALGAVMVGAALWPGAAAGLAGVLTVFVGVLTVYVVVDATSGSVTITRMLTHVPVVIGALLAILVWRSSAAPRPAPDGVVAEPDIVLPQNASRGRRRGHLWPTDGSAA, encoded by the coding sequence GTGTATTGCGAGGTGGCCCGCGAAGCGCTCTCGGCTCGACTCGACGGCGAGCGAGAGCCGGTACCCGCGGCACGCGTCGATGAGCACCTCGATGAGTGCGCCGCCTGCCGCACTTGGTTCGATCAGGCGGCTAGCCAAGCTCGCGATCTGCGTCGGTTGGTCCAGTCCCGCCCCGTTATTGCGCCTCTTGGCCCCCTCACGGTCAAGCGAGTGCCGCCGCGGCGAGGCCTACGGATAACGTGGCAGCGTTGGGCACTGCTGTGCGTGGGCATCGCACAAATCGCGCTGGCGACGGTGCAGGGGTTTGGCCTCAGCGTCGGGCTGACACAGCATCACGCAATGAGTTCTGGCAACCACCTGCTCAACGAATCCACATCCTGGTCGATTGCACTCGGTGCGGTCATGGTGGGTGCGGCCTTGTGGCCGGGTGCCGCGGCGGGCCTTGCGGGTGTCTTGACGGTCTTTGTCGGTGTCCTGACGGTCTATGTTGTCGTGGATGCAACGTCCGGGTCCGTCACGATCACGCGGATGTTGACCCACGTCCCGGTGGTAATCGGCGCGCTCCTTGCAATCCTGGTGTGGCGCAGCAGCGCCGCGCCGCGACCGGCGCCGGACGGGGTCGTGGCCGAGCCCGATATCGTCTTGCCTCAGAACGCATCCCGTGGCCGACGGCGCGGCCATCTGTGGCCCACCGACGGGTCGGCGGCCTAG